The Oncorhynchus nerka isolate Pitt River linkage group LG12, Oner_Uvic_2.0, whole genome shotgun sequence genome includes a region encoding these proteins:
- the pomca gene encoding LOW QUALITY PROTEIN: proopiomelanocortin a (The sequence of the model RefSeq protein was modified relative to this genomic sequence to represent the inferred CDS: deleted 1 base in 1 codon): MLCPAWLLAVAVVGVVSGVKGQCWENPRCQDLNSENSILECIQLCRSDLTAESPIFPGEVHLQPNSPSDFPPPPTSVPPSPLSPLEQQNIMSPQAKRSYSMEHFRWGKPVGKKRRPVKVYTNGVEEESSEGFPSEMRRELGTNEAMYPSLEAGAVEGGEGLGGEADGLGGVFSLQEKKDGSYKMNHFRWSGPPASKRYGGFMKSWDERSQKPLLTLFKNVIIKDGQQKREQ; this comes from the exons ATGCTGTGTCCTGCGTGGTTATTGGCTGTGGCTGTGGTGGGTGTGGTCAGCGGGGTTAAAGGTCAGTGCTGGGAGAATCCTCGCTGTCAAGACCTCAACTCTGAGAACAGCATCCTG GAGTGCATCCAGCTCTGTCGTTCTGACCTCACCGCCGAATCTCCCATCTTCCCTGGCGAGGTCCATCTCCAACCCAACTCCCCCTCTgactttcctccccctcct acctctgtccccccctctcccctgtcccccttgGAGCAGCAGAACATCATGTCCCCCCAGGCCAAGCGATCCTACTCCATGGAACACTTCCGCTGGGGGAAGCCTGTGGGAAAGAAGCGCCGCCCGGTGAAGGTCTACACCAATGGTGTGGAGGAGGAGTCCTCCGAGGGCTTCCCCAGCGAGATGAGACGAGAGCTGGGCACCAACGAGGCCATGTACCCCTCCctggaggctggggctgtggaAGGGGGAGAGGGCCTGGGGGGCGAGGCGGATGGCCTGGGTGGGGTGTTTAGTCTTCAGGAGAAGAAAGACGGCTCGTACAAGATGAACCACTTCCGCTGGAGCGGACCGCCCGCCAGTAAGCGCTATGGAGGGTTCATGAAGAGCTGGGACGAACGTAGCCAGAAACCACTGCTCACTCTGTTCAAAAATGTCATCATCAAAGACGGACAGCAgaagagagagcagtga